Proteins from a genomic interval of Clostridium sp. 'deep sea':
- a CDS encoding pyridoxal-phosphate dependent enzyme, protein MSLVGLGGNKLRKLEFWLGEALQKNCDTILVAGGAQSNLVRLTAAACAKIGLKCIAIHNSAKPESLQGNTLLNKLFAVESLYYGNISEDERNIKSQELFNNLIAQGYKPYIINDEFIGTLGYTECAEEIYYQNKKNKLNIKNIVIVGAMAFTSSGFIYGNNLLPKPFTTHVISVEYKKEKLDQLIQSKTLQLKQLTGVNPIHDYLKNTFTYDDYMGEGWAVPTKSAMQQIYNLAKTEAIIADHVYNAKTLAGLAGLVKRGILKKHEPTCIIHTGGSPSVFGYADLITEFSNN, encoded by the coding sequence ATCTCATTAGTTGGACTTGGTGGCAATAAACTAAGAAAATTAGAGTTTTGGTTAGGTGAGGCATTACAAAAAAATTGTGATACAATTTTGGTGGCTGGAGGTGCTCAATCTAACTTAGTAAGACTTACAGCAGCTGCCTGTGCTAAAATTGGTTTAAAATGCATAGCAATACATAACTCTGCTAAACCTGAAAGCTTGCAGGGAAATACCTTACTAAATAAGCTATTTGCTGTTGAATCACTTTACTATGGCAATATTAGCGAAGACGAAAGAAATATTAAGAGCCAAGAGCTTTTTAATAACTTAATTGCACAGGGTTATAAACCCTATATTATTAATGATGAGTTTATTGGAACCTTGGGATACACAGAGTGTGCAGAGGAAATTTATTATCAAAATAAAAAAAATAAGCTAAACATCAAAAACATAGTAATAGTAGGGGCAATGGCGTTTACCTCTAGTGGCTTTATTTATGGGAATAACCTGTTACCAAAACCTTTTACAACCCATGTTATAAGTGTAGAGTATAAAAAAGAAAAACTAGATCAACTAATACAAAGCAAAACTTTACAATTGAAGCAGCTTACCGGAGTTAATCCTATTCACGATTACCTAAAAAATACTTTTACCTATGACGACTATATGGGTGAAGGATGGGCTGTACCAACCAAGTCAGCTATGCAACAGATATATAACTTAGCAAAAACAGAAGCAATAATAGCAGATCATGTTTATAACGCTAAAACATTAGCTGGATTAGCTGGTTTAGTAAAAAGAGGCATCTTAAAAAAACATGAACCAACCTGCATAATCCATACAGGAGGATCACCATCGGTATTTGGCTACGCAGACTTAATAACTGAGTTTAGTAATAACTAA
- the rnr gene encoding ribonuclease R, with protein MINKKELLILMDEKNYKPQTLEELIKELELKNTKKADLKQLLAELESEGLVIKTRYGRYGLPHRMNLVLGKLQGNKSGYAFLLSDREEEDVFISSEKLNGAMHGDKVIARLYWPVEGKKKREGEVIRIIKRARTSIVGRMEIIKRNHGFIIPDSKRLGRDFYVAKSDFNGAKNGDKVVADITSWPMKRRAPEAKVTKILGKEGDKGVDTLSVIHQYDLPLEFPESVLAEAKKVAKEPNKQEIAKRKDLRDVQTITIDGADARDLDDAITLEKLTNGNYKLGVHIADVGHYVKRGTKLDIEALKRGTSVYFPDRVLPMLPTELSNGICSLHPEVDRLTLSAIMQVTNEGKVKDYEIVESIIHSNARLTYTEVNEILVNENKETINKYQELVPLLKIAGELAKILRSKRINRGSIDFDFPEAKIKVDENSGRPVEIKPRSRTFADSIIEEFMLLANETVASHYYWLQTPFVYRVHDEPDLEKMLELNRFLNNFGIYVKGVQSGQFHPKAVQQVLDEANGKKEEQLINTVVLRSMQRAEYKPECDGHFGLAAKFYSHFTSPIRRYPDLTIHRIIKQLIKSKGKLTENERLELEEFVDHASYQSTERERIADEAERDIDDLLKVEYMAGNIGNEYTGVISGVVTAGFFVELPNTIEGFVHVSSLVDDYYLLEREKFRFIGQRGGRIFRLGDKVQVVVNSVSIENRRIEFTLTESPLRTKKHEK; from the coding sequence TTGATTAATAAAAAAGAATTACTTATTTTAATGGATGAAAAAAACTACAAACCACAAACTTTAGAAGAGCTCATAAAAGAACTAGAGCTTAAAAACACCAAAAAAGCTGACTTAAAACAGCTATTAGCTGAACTTGAGAGTGAAGGTTTAGTTATAAAAACAAGATATGGTAGATACGGACTTCCCCATAGAATGAACTTGGTACTTGGTAAATTACAGGGCAATAAAAGTGGTTATGCCTTTTTACTATCCGATAGAGAAGAAGAGGATGTCTTTATATCATCCGAAAAACTAAATGGCGCAATGCATGGTGATAAAGTTATTGCTAGGCTTTACTGGCCAGTAGAGGGTAAAAAGAAACGTGAAGGTGAAGTAATTCGCATAATTAAACGTGCTCGTACTTCAATTGTAGGTAGAATGGAAATAATTAAACGTAATCATGGCTTCATAATTCCAGACAGTAAACGCCTTGGTAGAGATTTTTATGTAGCAAAAAGTGACTTTAACGGAGCCAAAAACGGCGATAAAGTAGTTGCTGACATAACCTCATGGCCAATGAAACGTCGCGCCCCTGAGGCTAAAGTAACTAAAATACTAGGTAAAGAAGGAGATAAAGGGGTTGATACCTTATCTGTTATCCATCAATATGATTTACCTTTAGAGTTTCCAGAAAGCGTATTGGCAGAGGCCAAAAAAGTTGCTAAAGAGCCTAATAAACAAGAAATTGCCAAGAGAAAAGATTTAAGAGATGTACAAACAATAACCATAGATGGTGCAGATGCCAGAGACTTAGATGATGCCATAACCCTAGAAAAACTAACAAATGGTAATTACAAACTTGGGGTACATATTGCAGATGTTGGCCACTATGTAAAAAGAGGAACAAAGCTGGATATAGAGGCTCTAAAAAGAGGAACATCAGTTTATTTTCCAGACAGAGTTTTGCCAATGTTACCAACAGAGTTATCTAATGGCATCTGTAGCTTGCACCCAGAGGTAGATAGATTAACCTTAAGTGCCATAATGCAAGTAACAAATGAAGGTAAAGTAAAAGACTATGAAATAGTAGAATCCATAATTCATAGCAATGCCAGATTAACCTATACCGAAGTAAATGAAATCCTTGTAAATGAAAACAAAGAAACCATAAATAAGTATCAAGAACTAGTGCCATTATTAAAAATAGCAGGTGAGTTAGCTAAAATATTGAGATCTAAACGAATTAATAGAGGTAGCATAGATTTTGATTTTCCTGAGGCTAAAATTAAAGTAGATGAAAATTCGGGAAGACCAGTAGAAATTAAACCCCGTTCGCGTACCTTTGCCGACAGCATTATTGAAGAATTTATGCTGTTAGCTAATGAAACAGTAGCCTCACATTATTACTGGCTGCAAACACCCTTTGTTTATAGAGTTCATGATGAACCTGACCTAGAAAAAATGCTAGAACTAAACAGATTTTTAAATAACTTTGGTATCTACGTTAAGGGAGTGCAGAGTGGGCAGTTTCATCCTAAAGCAGTACAGCAAGTACTTGATGAAGCCAATGGTAAAAAAGAAGAGCAATTAATCAACACAGTAGTATTACGGTCTATGCAAAGAGCAGAGTATAAACCCGAATGTGACGGTCATTTTGGCTTAGCCGCCAAGTTCTATAGTCACTTTACATCTCCAATAAGGAGATACCCAGACTTGACTATTCATCGTATTATTAAACAGCTTATTAAAAGCAAAGGTAAATTAACCGAGAACGAGCGTTTAGAACTTGAGGAATTTGTGGATCATGCCTCATATCAATCAACAGAGCGAGAAAGAATAGCAGATGAAGCTGAGCGTGATATAGATGACTTACTTAAAGTTGAATACATGGCAGGTAACATAGGTAACGAATATACAGGTGTAATAAGTGGAGTAGTAACTGCAGGCTTTTTTGTTGAACTACCTAATACTATAGAAGGATTTGTGCATGTAAGCTCACTAGTAGATGACTACTACCTACTTGAACGTGAAAAATTTCGTTTTATAGGGCAAAGAGGTGGTCGAATATTTAGACTAGGGGATAAAGTACAGGTAGTAGTAAATAGTGTAAGCATTGAAAATAGAAGAATAGAATTTACCCTAACTGAATCACCACTGCGGACTAAAAAGCATGAAAAGTAA
- a CDS encoding pentapeptide repeat-containing protein, whose product MKLKKIEVLAVNLPETEYLQEMNDYLFVEEDSLEQCIFKNKEFNDVNERLIIIRSAIFENCVFENCKFNRLDLGNVSFINCDLAGCEFEDAVFNKVEFMNCRLIGTSFPESTFRDVYFGKCQADYYASRYINMKNVIFSHCSMAESDFSSGKLHNVNFIECNLASSDFSNIRFNNTDLRTSIIEGSAFSVEYLKGLIIETVQCLDFAKLLNLRIL is encoded by the coding sequence ATGAAATTAAAAAAGATTGAAGTATTAGCAGTTAACTTACCTGAGACAGAGTATCTTCAAGAGATGAATGATTATTTGTTTGTTGAGGAAGACTCTTTAGAGCAATGCATATTTAAAAATAAGGAATTTAATGATGTTAATGAGCGTTTAATTATTATAAGAAGTGCTATATTTGAAAATTGTGTATTTGAAAACTGTAAATTTAATAGGCTTGACTTAGGTAATGTTAGTTTTATTAACTGTGACTTGGCAGGCTGTGAGTTTGAAGATGCAGTTTTTAATAAAGTTGAGTTTATGAACTGTAGGCTTATTGGCACTAGCTTTCCAGAGTCTACTTTTAGAGATGTTTATTTTGGTAAATGTCAGGCAGATTATTACGCCTCACGCTACATAAACATGAAAAATGTTATTTTCTCTCATTGCAGTATGGCTGAAAGCGATTTTTCTAGTGGCAAATTGCATAATGTTAATTTTATTGAGTGCAATTTAGCTAGTAGTGATTTTTCTAATATACGATTTAATAATACTGATCTACGAACATCTATTATTGAAGGATCTGCTTTTAGTGTGGAGTATTTAAAGGGACTTATAATTGAAACCGTACAATGTTTAGATTTCGCTAAACTATTAAATTTACGTATTTTGTAA
- a CDS encoding DUF6512 family protein, translating into MKKRFSFWGTIIIFVLAVLLHSLFDITKLEIFKPISPANESVWEHMKMIFFAGLLYYLFSIIFSGGKKNRYLVGYAVSLIVMVLLVPMIFYTYTNIIGKHLMAVDILITLVAAFSGEFIAYKLRPKYNTNPNSLALFIAGFVILLMIFMFVYFTYYPLNTPIFISS; encoded by the coding sequence ATGAAAAAACGGTTTTCTTTTTGGGGTACTATTATTATCTTTGTTTTAGCTGTGCTCTTGCATAGTTTGTTTGATATTACAAAGCTTGAGATTTTTAAACCAATTAGTCCTGCAAATGAGAGTGTTTGGGAACACATGAAGATGATTTTTTTTGCTGGGTTACTGTATTATTTGTTTAGTATTATATTTAGCGGAGGCAAAAAAAATCGGTATTTAGTTGGCTATGCTGTATCTTTAATCGTTATGGTTTTACTAGTACCTATGATTTTTTATACCTATACTAATATTATTGGCAAACATCTTATGGCGGTAGATATTTTAATTACTTTAGTAGCTGCATTTAGCGGTGAATTTATTGCCTACAAACTTAGGCCAAAATACAATACTAATCCTAATTCTTTGGCTTTGTTTATAGCTGGTTTTGTTATATTATTAATGATTTTTATGTTTGTATATTTCACATACTATCCTTTAAATACACCTATTTTTATTAGCTCATGA
- a CDS encoding YihY/virulence factor BrkB family protein codes for MKKNFFSEIKFKNKYIKAIITFWQKIYEDELFSLGAQTSYYLILAMIPFISLAVFITSSNQDVIDATLKFLYFLLPAEAYNFIYSLIKETINASTSTLFSASVIVAFYLPMRAVVAIIYVLNKAYKVKETRSIFTVWGLAFFITLLFIPSIAVVLSTQVFGRLISLHVFSLIGISQWFNPFWNIIRYVFSIVILLLFFMIIYRYLPNHHVAWRETIPGAFFSTFGWLIASLGFAYYVNNYNNYDVAYGSLAGIFILLIWLYMSSTIILCGGELNALISKRKQSVNKI; via the coding sequence ATGAAAAAGAACTTTTTTTCAGAAATAAAATTCAAAAATAAATACATAAAAGCAATAATTACCTTTTGGCAAAAGATATACGAAGATGAACTGTTTTCTTTGGGAGCTCAAACTAGTTATTATTTAATTTTAGCGATGATTCCATTTATAAGTTTGGCTGTTTTTATTACTAGTTCTAACCAAGATGTGATAGATGCCACTCTAAAGTTTCTTTATTTTTTATTGCCTGCAGAGGCCTATAATTTTATTTATAGTTTAATTAAAGAAACTATTAATGCCTCCACTAGCACGCTGTTTTCAGCGAGTGTTATAGTCGCTTTTTATTTACCGATGCGAGCAGTAGTTGCTATTATTTATGTGTTAAATAAGGCCTATAAGGTTAAAGAAACTCGCTCAATTTTTACAGTATGGGGTTTAGCTTTTTTTATTACTTTGTTATTTATTCCATCTATAGCTGTTGTTTTGTCTACTCAGGTTTTTGGTAGGCTAATAAGCCTACATGTATTCTCTTTAATTGGTATCTCTCAATGGTTTAATCCCTTTTGGAATATTATTAGGTACGTTTTTTCAATTGTTATTTTACTACTATTTTTTATGATTATCTATAGGTATTTACCTAATCACCATGTTGCTTGGCGGGAAACTATTCCGGGGGCTTTTTTCTCTACCTTTGGCTGGTTAATCGCCTCATTAGGATTTGCTTATTATGTTAATAATTATAACAATTATGATGTAGCATATGGAAGTTTGGCAGGTATTTTCATTTTGCTAATTTGGCTATATATGAGTAGTACTATTATTTTATGTGGCGGAGAGTTGAATGCTTTGATTTCTAAACGAAAACAATCGGTTAATAAAATTTAG
- a CDS encoding class I SAM-dependent methyltransferase — protein MKNKISNYIHRYINLPNNTLNIVSKQYKSMPHALPHIEQETGSLLHNIILGKSAKQVLELGTCLGYSTIWMAEALKLTGGKLLTIEKDENLYWQARNNLKQAGLMHIVELVCADVTEVLPCLAKQYDIIFQDCQKNLYQPLINECYRLTKTSGLIIADDTLLAVTNKYLSIRKAVDNYNKAIFADQRFYSTIVPVGDGLTISVKI, from the coding sequence ATGAAAAATAAAATATCAAACTACATTCATCGCTATATTAATCTACCAAATAACACCTTAAATATAGTATCTAAACAATATAAATCAATGCCTCATGCATTGCCTCATATTGAACAAGAAACAGGTAGCCTTTTACACAATATCATACTCGGTAAGTCTGCTAAACAGGTCTTAGAGCTAGGTACCTGTTTAGGCTATTCTACAATTTGGATGGCAGAGGCCTTGAAACTAACAGGTGGTAAACTATTAACAATAGAAAAAGATGAAAATCTTTATTGGCAGGCACGTAATAACCTAAAACAAGCAGGTCTTATGCACATTGTAGAGTTGGTATGTGCTGACGTAACAGAGGTATTACCGTGTTTGGCCAAGCAGTATGATATAATTTTTCAGGATTGTCAAAAAAATTTGTACCAACCCTTAATAAATGAATGTTATCGTTTAACAAAAACATCGGGATTGATAATTGCTGATGATACGCTTTTAGCTGTAACGAATAAATACCTAAGCATCAGAAAAGCGGTAGATAATTATAACAAAGCCATTTTTGCTGACCAAAGATTTTATAGCACAATTGTGCCAGTTGGAGATGGCTTAACAATTAGTGTAAAGATATAA
- a CDS encoding polysaccharide deacetylase family protein has translation MKSKQLVVVAVIIMLVTALVMSQSTNTNYIKQSVIISKHQKKIEQIIVKNQSKIPILMYHAFSETNSELCVSPKDFALQMQWLADNNYSPITLKQLYEHWNNKSPIPTKPIVLTFDDGYLDNYTVAYQEMKKHGFVGVLFIYADKFNRGNNVTIEQVKEMYDYGWEIGNHSYYHRELTRVNDTALITETKTAKTKLVELTGAEITSFCYPAGKYNDKVIEAVKNSEHIIAVTTNYGYSKLDQGILSLSRVRINRSDKLKGYIRKLS, from the coding sequence ATGAAAAGTAAACAGCTTGTAGTAGTAGCCGTAATAATAATGCTTGTTACAGCCTTGGTAATGTCACAATCAACTAACACAAACTATATTAAACAAAGTGTAATAATAAGTAAACACCAAAAAAAAATTGAGCAAATAATTGTTAAAAACCAAAGTAAAATACCTATATTAATGTACCATGCATTTTCAGAAACAAACTCCGAATTATGTGTTTCTCCTAAGGATTTTGCTTTACAAATGCAATGGTTAGCAGACAACAACTATAGTCCTATAACGCTAAAGCAGTTATACGAACACTGGAATAACAAAAGTCCAATACCAACAAAACCAATTGTTTTAACCTTTGATGATGGCTACCTAGATAACTACACGGTAGCCTATCAAGAAATGAAAAAACATGGTTTTGTAGGAGTACTATTTATCTATGCAGATAAATTTAATAGAGGTAACAATGTAACAATTGAGCAGGTTAAAGAAATGTATGATTATGGCTGGGAGATAGGAAACCATAGCTATTATCATAGAGAACTAACTAGAGTTAATGATACAGCTTTAATCACAGAGACTAAAACAGCTAAAACCAAATTAGTAGAGTTAACTGGTGCTGAAATAACCTCTTTTTGTTATCCTGCTGGAAAATACAATGATAAAGTTATTGAAGCTGTCAAAAATTCAGAACATATTATAGCTGTAACTACCAATTACGGTTATTCAAAGCTAGATCAAGGAATTTTAAGTCTATCTCGGGTTCGTATTAATCGAAGTGATAAACTAAAAGGCTACATCCGAAAACTTTCGTAG